A genomic region of Streptosporangium lutulentum contains the following coding sequences:
- a CDS encoding PucR family transcriptional regulator, which translates to MFTLGALVRTLSLELRVLVPGPPGAMEAEVTWIHTTELPDPSNYVRERELVLTNGLWLGQVTPAEFVASMRRAGAAGVMFGLRATTPTTPRELVDACREADLPLLEISPNVPFTAVSETVASMYAEKRQSVLVGMVRRGDALARAISRGAGASGVLQVLRRDHDLPLAVVDRMGRLLADAGARLDDEQLHAVARGLARRPPALELELGPADRATLFLVGAVGDVDAALICLRPVSALDRIEQDALEQAARFLSLEVAKQQAVQAIELRFASELLEMVLSGGRRAAEVPGRLQAFGVDAGGPLAVCAIAFAEGEAATLPGLAEVVGEFFVTEGIPVVVAGGTQDVVTVLSWRYPEDGLASLAERLAEVVARRFTGRRPVVGLGGVAADSSGLREPLMRSRETCRVLRRGRGGPVVRTFAELGTHRLLLGLQDAGALRGVADVVLVPMREHDARRGGELEATLRAFLDHDGHWAATAASLHVHVNTLRNRLSKIAELTGRDVSRTEDRVDLFLALEADEMG; encoded by the coding sequence ATGTTCACGCTTGGCGCCCTCGTGCGGACCCTCTCCTTGGAGCTGCGGGTCCTTGTTCCCGGCCCGCCCGGGGCGATGGAGGCGGAGGTGACATGGATTCACACCACCGAGTTGCCCGACCCCTCGAATTACGTGCGCGAGCGTGAGCTCGTACTGACCAACGGCCTGTGGCTCGGTCAGGTGACGCCGGCGGAGTTCGTGGCGAGCATGAGGCGGGCGGGGGCCGCGGGGGTCATGTTCGGCCTGCGTGCGACCACTCCGACGACGCCGCGGGAGTTGGTCGACGCCTGCCGGGAGGCGGACCTGCCGCTGCTGGAGATCTCGCCGAATGTGCCGTTCACCGCGGTCTCCGAGACGGTCGCCTCCATGTACGCCGAGAAGCGCCAGAGCGTGCTGGTCGGAATGGTACGCAGGGGCGACGCACTGGCCAGGGCGATCTCGCGCGGAGCCGGCGCCTCCGGCGTGCTCCAGGTCCTTCGGCGCGATCATGATCTGCCGCTCGCGGTGGTCGACCGGATGGGCCGGCTGCTCGCCGACGCCGGAGCCCGGCTCGACGACGAGCAACTCCACGCGGTGGCCAGAGGACTGGCCCGCCGGCCGCCGGCGCTGGAGTTGGAGCTGGGTCCCGCCGATCGCGCGACCCTGTTCCTGGTGGGAGCGGTCGGCGATGTCGACGCCGCGCTGATCTGCCTTCGCCCGGTCAGCGCTCTCGATCGGATCGAGCAGGACGCGCTGGAGCAGGCGGCTCGCTTCCTCAGCCTTGAGGTGGCCAAGCAACAGGCGGTGCAGGCGATCGAGCTTCGTTTCGCCAGCGAACTGCTGGAAATGGTGCTCTCCGGCGGGCGGCGGGCGGCCGAGGTTCCGGGCAGGCTGCAGGCGTTCGGCGTGGACGCCGGAGGCCCGCTGGCCGTGTGCGCGATCGCCTTCGCCGAGGGCGAGGCGGCCACGCTGCCCGGTCTCGCCGAGGTGGTCGGGGAGTTCTTCGTGACCGAGGGGATCCCGGTCGTCGTGGCGGGCGGCACCCAGGACGTGGTGACGGTGCTGTCCTGGCGATACCCGGAGGACGGGCTGGCGTCGCTGGCGGAGCGGCTGGCGGAGGTCGTGGCGCGGCGATTCACCGGACGCCGCCCCGTGGTGGGTCTCGGCGGCGTCGCCGCCGACTCCTCCGGTCTGCGAGAACCCCTGATGCGGTCCCGGGAGACGTGCCGGGTGCTACGCCGCGGCCGCGGCGGGCCCGTGGTGCGGACCTTCGCCGAACTGGGCACGCACCGGCTGCTTCTCGGGCTGCAGGACGCGGGGGCGCTGCGCGGCGTCGCCGACGTCGTGCTCGTGCCGATGCGCGAGCACGACGCCAGGCGCGGCGGGGAGTTGGAGGCGACGTTGCGTGCCTTCCTGGACCACGACGGGCACTGGGCCGCCACCGCCGCCTCCCTGCACGTTCACGTCAACACACTGCGGAACCGGCTGTCCAAGATCGCTGAATTGACCGGCCGTGACGTGAGCCGTACCGAGGACCGGGTGGACCTGTTCCTCGCCCTCGAAGCCGACGAGATGGGCTGA
- a CDS encoding purine-cytosine permease family protein yields MSINDLAGSETQGTSRFDEHGIEPIPHTARDSTPWQQFWIWSGANIAPINWVLGALGVTLGLSLLETLAVIAVGNLAGCAIFGLFNVMGHRTGVNQMVLSRAPFGRRGAVVPGVVQGLLTMGWVGVNTWVVLDLVLAVLGQMGIHGGTGLKYLVAAIIMVVQLGLALYGFYAIRTFEKYTVPITVLVMMIMTVLALGQADPSWTAATATTPAAKITAVTQLLTAIGIGWGISWLPYSADYSRFIKVQASGRSVFWSTALGTYVPTVWLAALGACLAGAGSGTDPSGLVIDAFGVMAIPVLILIMHGPVATNILNLYSCSLAALSIGVRIKRWKVTLIAGTVASAVLLVFVQADSFAHAFDQWMGSILVWISPWASIVLVDFFILRRGRADVPSLYRDDASPYGPVNHRALISLGLGLIAAWSWQFGTVPAAQGPIARALGETDFSWLSGSLVAGGLYYLFAVRGRRRPAGVQDVMREAALPR; encoded by the coding sequence ATGTCAATCAATGATCTCGCCGGAAGCGAGACGCAGGGCACGTCCCGCTTCGACGAGCACGGCATCGAGCCCATACCTCACACGGCCCGCGACTCCACGCCGTGGCAGCAGTTCTGGATCTGGTCGGGGGCCAACATCGCGCCGATCAACTGGGTGCTCGGGGCGCTCGGCGTCACGCTCGGCCTGAGCCTGCTGGAGACCCTGGCGGTGATCGCCGTCGGCAATCTCGCCGGGTGCGCGATCTTCGGACTGTTCAACGTCATGGGCCACCGCACCGGTGTGAACCAGATGGTGCTGAGCCGTGCGCCGTTCGGCCGCAGGGGCGCGGTCGTGCCCGGGGTCGTACAGGGCCTGCTGACCATGGGCTGGGTCGGCGTCAACACCTGGGTCGTGCTCGATCTGGTGCTGGCGGTCCTCGGGCAGATGGGCATCCACGGCGGCACCGGCCTGAAATACCTGGTGGCCGCGATCATCATGGTGGTTCAGCTGGGACTCGCGCTGTACGGCTTCTACGCCATCCGCACCTTCGAGAAGTACACGGTGCCGATCACCGTACTGGTCATGATGATCATGACGGTGCTCGCACTCGGCCAGGCCGATCCCAGCTGGACCGCCGCCACCGCGACCACCCCCGCGGCCAAAATCACCGCCGTCACCCAGCTCCTCACCGCCATCGGCATCGGCTGGGGCATCAGCTGGCTGCCGTACTCCGCGGACTACAGCCGCTTCATCAAGGTCCAGGCCTCCGGCAGGTCCGTGTTCTGGTCGACCGCGCTCGGCACGTACGTGCCGACGGTGTGGCTGGCCGCGCTCGGCGCGTGCCTCGCCGGCGCGGGCAGCGGCACCGACCCCTCCGGCCTGGTGATCGACGCGTTCGGCGTGATGGCGATTCCCGTCCTGATACTGATCATGCACGGACCGGTCGCCACCAACATCCTGAACCTGTACTCCTGCTCCCTGGCCGCGCTGTCGATCGGCGTACGCATCAAGCGATGGAAGGTGACCCTCATCGCCGGCACGGTGGCGTCGGCCGTACTGCTGGTGTTCGTCCAGGCCGACAGCTTCGCCCACGCCTTCGACCAGTGGATGGGATCGATCCTGGTGTGGATCAGCCCGTGGGCGAGCATCGTGCTGGTGGACTTCTTCATCCTGCGCCGGGGCAGAGCCGACGTGCCGTCGCTGTACCGTGACGACGCCTCGCCCTACGGCCCGGTGAACCACAGAGCGCTGATCAGCCTGGGCCTGGGGCTGATCGCGGCGTGGAGCTGGCAGTTCGGAACCGTCCCGGCGGCACAGGGACCGATCGCACGGGCGCTGGGCGAAACCGACTTCTCCTGGCTGTCGGGAAGCCTGGTCGCCGGCGGGCTGTACTACCTGTTCGCCGTCCGGGGCCGGAGGAGGCCGGCGGGAGTCCAGGACGTGATGCGTGAGGCGGCGCTGCCCCGATGA
- a CDS encoding asparaginase, with product MSARIRILTTGGTIASRPDPRGGVSVAVPGHELVTGAGPAVRAEVREVMLAHSFNLTLSDVLRLAGQILAELRGPTVNGVVVAHGTDTMEETAYLLDLLLPPEHTAVFTGAQRHAAEPDRDGPRNLADAVRVAADPAARGLGALITMAGLVHAARHATKAHTLSPEAFASPGRGPIGEVFGERVRISSRPVRPLGFDLTELGDLSARVDIVPVYLDADGVQIAACRAAGARGLVLEAMGAGNPTPGVLREIRSCVADGIAVLVASRCRQGPATPVYGAGGGADLAEAGAVFAGSLRAPKARILLAAALAAESRTGRALARLRPHLDL from the coding sequence ATGAGCGCGCGAATCCGCATCCTGACCACCGGCGGCACGATCGCCTCCCGCCCGGACCCCCGGGGAGGGGTCAGCGTGGCGGTCCCCGGCCACGAACTGGTCACCGGAGCCGGACCGGCCGTGAGGGCCGAGGTCCGCGAAGTGATGCTCGCGCACAGCTTCAACCTCACCCTGTCGGACGTGCTGCGCCTCGCCGGGCAGATACTCGCCGAACTCCGCGGCCCCACCGTGAACGGCGTCGTCGTCGCCCACGGCACCGACACCATGGAGGAGACCGCCTATCTCCTCGACCTGCTCCTTCCTCCGGAGCACACCGCGGTGTTCACCGGCGCCCAGCGGCACGCGGCCGAACCGGACAGGGACGGGCCGCGCAACCTCGCCGACGCCGTACGGGTGGCCGCCGACCCGGCGGCGCGCGGACTCGGCGCGCTCATCACCATGGCCGGGCTCGTCCACGCCGCCCGGCACGCGACCAAGGCCCACACCCTCTCACCGGAGGCATTCGCCTCCCCCGGCCGTGGGCCGATCGGTGAGGTCTTCGGCGAGAGGGTCCGGATATCCAGCCGCCCCGTGCGGCCCCTCGGATTCGACCTGACCGAACTGGGCGACCTGTCCGCCCGGGTGGACATCGTGCCTGTCTACCTGGACGCCGACGGCGTGCAGATCGCGGCGTGCAGGGCCGCGGGCGCCCGCGGCCTGGTCCTGGAGGCGATGGGCGCGGGAAACCCCACTCCCGGGGTGCTCCGCGAGATTCGCTCATGCGTCGCCGACGGCATCGCCGTACTCGTCGCCTCCCGCTGCCGGCAGGGGCCGGCGACCCCGGTGTACGGCGCGGGCGGCGGCGCCGACCTCGCCGAGGCGGGCGCGGTGTTCGCCGGATCGCTGCGCGCGCCCAAGGCCCGGATCCTGCTCGCCGCGGCTCTCGCGGCCGAGTCGCGGACCGGCAGGGCTCTGGCCCGGCTGAGGCCGCACCTCGACCTCTGA
- a CDS encoding DUF2690 domain-containing protein — protein sequence MIFRSRTVTMGAAAAALGLVALASPAAASPEPESQGAQVAAACSGSACDGRNPQTYCGGDARTVDSLTLGQALLELRYSPSCRAAWARISNAGWDPRNQFTPFARIIRNSDGRTYSCSPSSGGTSCYTSMVNDANVTSYAFGEWDSGARTYSGRTGSYLAKTVAVPAQ from the coding sequence ATGATCTTCCGCAGCAGAACCGTCACCATGGGCGCGGCGGCAGCGGCTCTCGGTCTGGTCGCGCTGGCCTCCCCCGCCGCGGCCAGCCCGGAGCCGGAATCCCAGGGAGCCCAGGTAGCGGCGGCCTGCTCGGGCTCGGCCTGCGACGGGAGGAATCCCCAGACCTACTGCGGCGGCGACGCACGCACCGTCGACAGCCTGACCCTGGGGCAGGCCCTCCTGGAGCTTCGGTACAGCCCGTCCTGCCGGGCCGCCTGGGCCCGGATCAGCAACGCGGGCTGGGACCCCCGAAACCAGTTCACCCCCTTCGCCCGGATCATCCGTAACAGCGATGGACGGACGTACAGCTGCTCCCCCTCCAGCGGCGGCACAAGCTGCTACACCTCGATGGTGAACGACGCCAACGTCACCTCGTACGCCTTTGGCGAGTGGGACAGCGGAGCCAGGACCTACAGCGGCCGCACGGGCTCCTACCTGGCGAAAACGGTCGCCGTACCCGCACAGTGA
- a CDS encoding ArsR/SmtB family transcription factor: protein MQLALTNGYTARYFSSDQKTLGDRHEGPDRSRSTGGYVTLRIHFTSDDLSRIRFARQPDPLWETVLSITLLDTVHSRAILGPWRARTRTALRRLPRSHVQLLRHLAPPVGDFPDFLTPPQASQGLEAGIEAVLATPRRRLRQELAVLPHVPLWVRPLAEGNQEALNQLGEAFRAYHRAVIAPYWPKMQALVDAERAICARSLLDRGGEGLLSGLGPTMRWKPPVLEVNYPVEHEIRLAGRGLLLLPSAFCWRVPVTFIDPRLPPVLVYPIARELEWWAGTAVGRGPQTLANLLGPTRAACLRVIESGCSTGELARRIDGTPPTASQHATTLREAGLITSTRQGNTVIHTLTPLGTELLNVNSGP, encoded by the coding sequence ATGCAGCTTGCCTTGACAAATGGGTATACCGCCAGATATTTCAGTTCTGACCAAAAAACGCTGGGTGACAGGCACGAGGGGCCCGATAGGAGCCGATCCACCGGGGGTTACGTGACGCTTCGAATACATTTCACCAGTGATGATCTTTCGCGCATCCGGTTCGCGAGGCAGCCTGACCCGTTGTGGGAAACGGTGCTGAGCATCACTCTGCTCGACACCGTCCACAGCCGGGCGATTCTGGGTCCGTGGCGTGCGCGAACCCGAACCGCGCTGCGCCGGCTACCTCGATCGCACGTGCAGTTGTTGCGCCATCTGGCGCCGCCCGTAGGGGATTTCCCCGATTTCCTGACCCCACCGCAGGCGTCGCAGGGGCTGGAGGCGGGTATCGAGGCGGTTTTGGCCACGCCACGACGCCGGTTGCGCCAAGAGCTGGCGGTTCTTCCGCACGTGCCGCTGTGGGTACGTCCGCTGGCAGAGGGGAACCAGGAGGCGCTGAACCAGCTCGGAGAGGCGTTTCGCGCGTACCACCGGGCGGTGATCGCCCCGTACTGGCCGAAGATGCAGGCCCTCGTCGACGCCGAGCGGGCCATATGCGCTCGATCCCTGCTCGATCGTGGCGGTGAGGGACTCCTGTCCGGCTTGGGGCCGACCATGCGGTGGAAGCCACCGGTGCTGGAGGTGAACTACCCCGTCGAGCATGAGATTCGCCTGGCAGGGCGAGGCCTGCTGTTGTTGCCCTCGGCATTTTGCTGGCGTGTCCCGGTCACTTTCATCGACCCCAGGTTGCCGCCGGTTCTGGTCTATCCGATCGCCCGGGAGCTGGAATGGTGGGCCGGCACCGCAGTCGGCCGCGGGCCCCAGACTCTGGCGAACCTCCTCGGACCCACCCGGGCCGCCTGTCTACGCGTGATCGAGAGCGGCTGCAGTACGGGAGAGTTGGCCAGGCGCATTGACGGCACACCACCCACCGCCAGTCAGCACGCCACCACGCTGCGAGAGGCGGGCTTGATCACCTCCACTCGCCAGGGCAACACGGTGATACACACCCTCACCCCTCTCGGTACAGAACTGCTCAACGTCAACTCCGGACCGTGA
- a CDS encoding transposase, with translation MDDRLKRGALTDDEWARLELLLPAPARRGRRWADHRVIVDGVFFRFRTGCSWRGLPEVYGSWKTVYGRYRRWSADGTWKMILDALRPVGDEVGGRAFGARPRVPEDIRPWKRFEVADW, from the coding sequence GTGGACGACCGGTTGAAACGTGGTGCTCTGACCGATGACGAGTGGGCACGGCTGGAGTTGTTGTTGCCTGCTCCGGCCCGGAGGGGTAGACGGTGGGCTGATCACCGGGTGATCGTCGATGGGGTGTTCTTCCGGTTCAGGACCGGCTGTTCCTGGCGGGGGTTGCCGGAGGTGTACGGCAGTTGGAAGACGGTTTACGGCCGGTATCGCCGTTGGTCGGCGGATGGCACCTGGAAGATGATCCTGGATGCGTTGCGTCCCGTTGGGGATGAGGTCGGCGGGCGGGCTTTCGGTGCCCGGCCGAGGGTGCCGGAGGACATCCGGCCCTGGAAGAGGTTCGAGGTCGCGGACTGGTGA
- a CDS encoding class I SAM-dependent methyltransferase translates to MFSDAEAAALYDVMNPWDPARYPEVVFCTELVMAAGAVLDLGCGTGSMLHRARDLGHTGRLVGLDPDHGMLDRAKRRTDIAWVSGVAADAAWDDEFDLATMTSNAFQHLVTDDELRASLTAIRTSLRDGGRFVFGTRHPQARAWESWNPSNAFDIEGATGRKLRMWHDVESVAGDVVTFTETTAERDGTVLRVDRASLRFLDVPALATFLTGAGFTIEDQYGDWHRGPITETSREIVTIARRVRTQHSAPDGNTPHLQ, encoded by the coding sequence ATGTTCTCCGATGCCGAGGCCGCGGCTCTCTACGACGTGATGAATCCGTGGGACCCCGCCCGTTACCCCGAGGTCGTCTTCTGCACCGAACTCGTGATGGCGGCCGGTGCCGTACTGGATCTCGGCTGTGGCACCGGGAGCATGCTGCACCGCGCCCGCGATCTTGGTCACACCGGACGTCTCGTCGGTCTCGACCCCGACCACGGCATGCTGGATCGGGCCAAACGCCGCACCGACATCGCATGGGTCTCCGGCGTCGCCGCCGACGCCGCCTGGGACGACGAGTTCGACCTGGCCACGATGACCAGCAACGCCTTCCAGCACCTGGTCACCGACGACGAGCTGCGGGCCTCCCTGACCGCGATCCGCACCTCGCTCCGCGACGGTGGCCGATTCGTCTTCGGTACCCGCCACCCGCAGGCTCGCGCCTGGGAAAGCTGGAACCCGTCGAACGCCTTCGACATCGAAGGCGCCACCGGACGCAAGCTACGCATGTGGCATGACGTTGAGTCCGTCGCCGGCGATGTCGTCACGTTCACCGAGACCACCGCCGAGCGCGACGGCACAGTCCTCCGCGTCGACCGGGCAAGCCTACGCTTCCTCGACGTCCCAGCGCTGGCCACGTTCCTGACCGGGGCCGGGTTCACCATCGAGGATCAGTACGGCGACTGGCACCGGGGTCCCATCACCGAAACCAGCCGCGAGATCGTCACGATCGCCCGCCGCGTCCGAACCCAGCACTCGGCACCGGATGGGAACACCCCACACCTCCAGTGA
- a CDS encoding copper resistance D family protein, with the protein MGFAGVVALALFAAGPTARRVGAGVLAPVTARLARAAVALGVLAVPAVLTDLAHGASESGGYDYAAAWNSLYDGSATGLLSGLEVTLALAGAVLVAPLAFRAVVGGRARSWLLGIGLAAGAVALGTTKFPAEVPDDWGRAGFETAIWMVHLFGGATWIGGLAGLLLLTLPGGVPETARGAFWSGAVRRFSVLAMSCVAAIMLSGLFLYWEHVDGPSQLFTTMYGRVLGVKILIFGTMLLLGVFNQFWLHPRIEALRAGGDQRNLRTILLRRFPALLAVELLLGMTVLFVAPFLHGSARNQAFQAEAAAHATSLSAELPKIPAKQVSASTWTWGTAETLLVIAAMAAGYRVSGRIARSRTTAATAAARKEPDGLVGV; encoded by the coding sequence ATGGGATTCGCCGGTGTGGTCGCACTGGCTCTTTTCGCCGCGGGACCCACGGCCCGGCGGGTCGGCGCAGGCGTGCTCGCCCCCGTCACGGCGCGGCTGGCGCGAGCCGCCGTCGCACTCGGAGTGCTGGCGGTACCGGCGGTGCTGACCGATCTCGCGCACGGGGCATCGGAGTCCGGAGGATACGACTACGCCGCGGCCTGGAACTCGCTGTACGACGGCAGCGCCACCGGGCTCCTGTCCGGCCTGGAGGTCACCCTCGCACTGGCGGGTGCCGTGCTGGTCGCTCCGCTCGCGTTCCGGGCCGTGGTCGGCGGCCGGGCGAGGTCGTGGCTGCTCGGCATCGGCCTGGCCGCGGGCGCGGTGGCGCTGGGCACGACCAAGTTCCCAGCCGAGGTACCCGACGACTGGGGCCGGGCCGGGTTCGAGACCGCGATATGGATGGTGCACCTGTTCGGCGGCGCGACCTGGATCGGGGGGCTGGCCGGACTGCTGCTGCTCACCCTGCCCGGAGGGGTTCCGGAGACCGCGCGAGGCGCGTTCTGGTCGGGGGCCGTCCGCCGGTTCTCCGTGCTGGCGATGAGTTGCGTGGCGGCGATCATGCTGTCCGGTCTGTTCCTGTACTGGGAGCATGTCGACGGCCCTTCGCAGCTGTTCACCACGATGTACGGCCGGGTGCTGGGCGTGAAGATCCTCATTTTCGGCACCATGCTGCTGCTCGGCGTCTTCAACCAGTTCTGGCTGCATCCCCGCATCGAGGCCCTGCGGGCCGGCGGTGACCAGCGGAACCTGCGGACCATCCTCCTCCGGCGGTTCCCCGCCCTGCTCGCGGTCGAGCTGTTGCTCGGCATGACGGTGCTGTTCGTCGCGCCCTTCCTGCACGGCTCGGCCCGCAACCAGGCCTTCCAGGCCGAAGCCGCCGCACACGCCACCTCGCTGTCGGCGGAGCTGCCGAAGATCCCCGCCAAGCAGGTCAGCGCATCCACCTGGACGTGGGGCACCGCCGAGACCCTTCTTGTCATCGCCGCCATGGCCGCCGGCTACCGCGTGTCGGGACGCATCGCCCGGAGCCGGACCACGGCGGCCACCGCCGCGGCAAGAAAAGAACCCGACGGCCTCGTCGGCGTGTAG
- a CDS encoding HoxN/HupN/NixA family nickel/cobalt transporter, protein MSSPAATSPSRRRHPLSGGEWSRVAGMAGFIAALHIVGWFSLIALIAPHNYQLGQAGAFTVGLGLTAYTLGMRHAFDADHIAAIDNTTRKLMADGRRPVSVGFWFSLGHSTVVFALCLLLGLGVRTLAGQVEDDASALQTVTGLIGTLVSGVFLMIIAVINAVVLWQIVKVFRQMRRGAYDEAALEAQLDKRGFMNRILGGATKAVRKPWHMYPIGLLFGLGFDTASEISLLVLAGGAAAFSLPWYAVLTLPVLFAAGMSLLDTIDGCFMNFAYGWAFSKPVRKIYYNITVTALSVAVAVLIGAIELIGLLADELRIQSGPLAAIAALDLNDVGYAIVALFVATWVVALVVWRLGGIEQRWSADVRPADADN, encoded by the coding sequence ATGAGCTCACCCGCCGCCACCTCGCCCTCGCGGCGCAGGCACCCCCTGTCCGGCGGGGAGTGGAGTCGCGTCGCCGGAATGGCCGGCTTCATCGCCGCGCTGCACATCGTGGGCTGGTTCTCACTGATCGCGTTGATCGCCCCGCACAACTACCAACTGGGCCAGGCGGGAGCCTTCACCGTCGGCCTGGGCCTGACCGCCTACACCCTGGGCATGCGGCACGCCTTCGACGCCGACCACATCGCCGCCATCGACAACACCACCCGCAAGCTCATGGCCGATGGCCGGCGCCCGGTCTCGGTGGGATTCTGGTTCTCCCTGGGGCACTCCACCGTCGTCTTCGCCCTGTGCCTGCTGCTCGGCCTCGGCGTGCGCACCCTCGCCGGCCAGGTCGAAGACGACGCCTCCGCCCTGCAGACCGTCACCGGCCTGATCGGCACCCTGGTCTCCGGCGTCTTCCTCATGATCATCGCGGTGATCAACGCCGTGGTCCTGTGGCAGATCGTGAAGGTCTTCCGGCAGATGCGCCGCGGCGCCTACGACGAAGCCGCCCTGGAAGCGCAACTGGACAAGCGGGGGTTCATGAACCGCATCCTGGGCGGAGCCACCAAGGCCGTGCGCAAGCCGTGGCACATGTATCCGATCGGGCTGCTGTTCGGCCTCGGCTTCGACACCGCCAGCGAGATCTCCCTGCTCGTGCTGGCCGGAGGAGCCGCCGCGTTCAGCCTGCCGTGGTACGCGGTACTGACCCTGCCGGTGCTGTTCGCCGCGGGGATGAGCCTGCTGGACACCATCGACGGCTGCTTCATGAACTTCGCCTACGGCTGGGCGTTCTCCAAGCCCGTGCGCAAGATCTACTACAACATCACCGTCACCGCCCTGTCGGTCGCCGTCGCGGTGCTCATCGGCGCGATCGAGCTGATCGGCCTGCTCGCCGACGAACTCCGCATCCAATCCGGGCCGCTGGCCGCCATCGCCGCCCTGGATCTCAACGACGTCGGCTACGCCATCGTCG